One window from the genome of Rhodopirellula halodulae encodes:
- a CDS encoding sugar phosphate nucleotidyltransferase, with protein MTKTEPSPPQTSDAGSEVWLVVLAAGKGTRMNSELPKVLCPVVDRPMIHFVLDAADKAGITQKIAVVGYQADLVRQELATRNDDSLGFAEQTEQLGTGHAVQMCREQLANHDGLTLVVAGDSPLIQPSSLKKLIEHFHATRPALLLGTLTKDDPTGLGRIVRNAEGQFTGIVEHKDATPEQREIQEVNMSTYLFNNADLLDSLSKLGNDNAQGEYYLTDCARLLHEAGRPVEALPVLQDCESLSINNPQELQLVDQTMREMGYA; from the coding sequence ATGACGAAGACAGAACCTTCCCCCCCACAGACATCGGATGCTGGATCCGAAGTCTGGTTGGTCGTTCTGGCCGCTGGCAAAGGCACTCGCATGAATAGCGAACTGCCCAAAGTGTTGTGCCCGGTCGTCGACCGCCCCATGATTCATTTCGTCTTGGATGCCGCCGACAAAGCGGGAATCACCCAAAAAATCGCGGTGGTGGGATACCAAGCGGATCTGGTCCGCCAGGAACTCGCCACGCGAAACGATGACTCCCTGGGGTTCGCCGAACAAACGGAGCAACTCGGAACCGGACATGCGGTTCAAATGTGTCGTGAACAGTTGGCCAACCATGACGGCCTGACCTTGGTAGTTGCGGGCGACTCGCCGCTGATTCAGCCATCCAGCCTGAAAAAGCTGATCGAACACTTCCACGCCACTCGACCAGCTTTGTTGCTGGGCACGCTGACCAAAGACGACCCAACCGGCTTGGGCCGTATCGTCCGCAACGCGGAAGGCCAATTCACGGGGATCGTGGAGCACAAGGATGCCACACCGGAGCAGCGTGAAATCCAAGAAGTCAACATGAGCACCTACTTGTTCAACAACGCGGATCTTCTGGATTCGCTCTCCAAGTTGGGCAACGACAACGCTCAAGGCGAATACTATCTGACCGACTGTGCTCGCTTGCTTCATGAAGCCGGCCGGCCCGTCGAAGCCTTGCCGGTTCTACAAGATTGCGAATCGCTTTCGATCAACAACCCGCAGGAACTCCAATTGGTCGACCAAACAATGCGAGAGATGGGCTATGCGTGA
- a CDS encoding ribose-phosphate diphosphokinase, which yields MRELKIFSGRANHELAEKLCRHLHLKPARITLGQFPDGENYCKLDEDVRGRDVFLVQPTCPPVNDNLIELLTMIDCCKRASAERITAVIPYFGYARQDRKDEGRVPITAKLVANLITRAGADRVLTMDLHAAQIQGFFDVPVDHLYAAPVINDHFISRRFEGDEVVVVSPDEGSIKRALGHAKRLGGNLAIVDKRRTNALEVRQNTIIGGPVEGRVALMFDDMISTAGSICGAARLVHEAGAKEIHIACTHGVLCGPAIERLRDAPIDSITVTDTIPVTGEKQLPNLVQLSVAPLLAEAIKRIHHDQSISELFRER from the coding sequence ATGCGTGAACTGAAAATCTTCAGTGGCCGAGCCAACCATGAACTCGCCGAAAAGCTTTGTCGCCACCTGCATCTGAAACCTGCTCGAATCACGCTGGGACAATTTCCCGACGGCGAAAACTACTGCAAACTCGACGAAGACGTGCGTGGCCGAGACGTCTTCCTGGTGCAGCCCACCTGCCCACCGGTCAACGACAACTTGATTGAGTTGTTGACCATGATCGACTGCTGCAAACGAGCCAGCGCCGAACGCATCACCGCCGTGATCCCGTACTTTGGTTACGCTCGCCAGGACCGCAAAGACGAAGGGCGAGTCCCGATCACCGCGAAACTGGTCGCGAACTTGATCACACGTGCCGGCGCCGATCGAGTTCTCACCATGGACCTGCACGCGGCTCAGATTCAAGGCTTCTTTGACGTGCCGGTCGATCACCTGTACGCCGCACCCGTCATCAACGATCACTTCATCAGCCGCCGATTCGAAGGCGACGAAGTGGTTGTGGTCAGCCCGGACGAGGGGAGTATCAAACGAGCATTGGGCCACGCGAAACGATTGGGCGGAAACCTCGCCATCGTCGACAAACGTCGAACAAATGCACTGGAAGTCCGCCAAAACACAATCATCGGCGGTCCTGTCGAAGGCCGAGTTGCGTTGATGTTCGACGACATGATCAGCACAGCAGGATCGATCTGCGGTGCCGCTCGGTTGGTTCACGAAGCGGGTGCGAAAGAAATTCATATCGCCTGCACCCACGGCGTGCTCTGCGGGCCCGCCATCGAACGGCTTCGCGACGCACCGATCGACTCCATCACCGTCACCGACACCATTCCGGTCACAGGCGAAAAGCAACTGCCCAATTTGGTGCAGTTGTCCGTCGCGCCGTTGTTGGCCGAGGCCATCAAACGGATCCACCACGACCAATCGATCAGCGAACTTTTTCGCGAACGATAG
- the hemL gene encoding glutamate-1-semialdehyde 2,1-aminomutase, translated as MTSANQANSQSSSAGPKSVAAFERATQLMPGGVNSPARAFGAVGGTPLFIERADGPYLFDIDGNRYIDYIGSWGPMILGHAHPEVIAAITEAAAKGTSYGAPTEAESRLAEQIIDAVPSIEKVRLVNSGTEATMSALRVARGATGRKKVIKFAGNYHGHVDSLLVAAGSAAATLGAPDSPGVTPGAAEDTLVLSYNDVAGLQNAFAEHGPDIAAVILEPVVGNMGCVVPTMAFLQAARDLTTQHGSILIFDEVMTGFRVAFGGAQERFGITPDMTTLGKIVGGGMPLGAYGGKAEIMNQVLPAGKVFQAGTLSGNPVAVAAGSATLRLLKEQPPYERLEQLADRLAKGLDQAATSAGIPHTVAKAGAMLTLFFNGDPVTSWNEADRCDREAFGRYFWGLIGEGIYMPCSQFEALFFSQQHTEAMIDETIAAAEKVLKSL; from the coding sequence ATGACATCTGCCAACCAAGCCAACTCGCAGTCTTCCTCCGCTGGTCCCAAGAGTGTCGCAGCTTTTGAACGAGCCACGCAATTGATGCCCGGCGGCGTGAACTCGCCCGCCCGAGCTTTCGGTGCGGTTGGCGGCACACCTCTGTTCATCGAACGAGCCGATGGCCCCTATCTGTTTGACATCGATGGCAATCGTTACATCGACTACATCGGATCGTGGGGACCGATGATCCTGGGTCACGCTCACCCCGAAGTCATCGCCGCCATCACCGAAGCCGCTGCAAAGGGGACCAGTTACGGTGCCCCGACCGAAGCGGAATCACGTTTGGCGGAACAAATTATCGACGCCGTCCCTAGCATTGAAAAAGTACGGCTCGTCAACAGCGGCACAGAAGCCACCATGAGCGCACTGCGAGTGGCTCGCGGTGCAACCGGCCGAAAGAAAGTCATCAAGTTCGCGGGCAACTATCACGGCCACGTCGATTCGCTGTTGGTCGCAGCGGGCAGCGCGGCGGCGACGCTCGGTGCCCCGGATTCCCCCGGTGTTACCCCGGGTGCGGCTGAGGACACGTTGGTGCTTTCCTACAACGATGTCGCTGGATTGCAAAACGCTTTCGCCGAACATGGTCCCGATATCGCCGCGGTGATCTTGGAGCCCGTCGTTGGCAACATGGGGTGCGTGGTTCCGACCATGGCGTTCTTGCAAGCGGCTCGCGACCTGACCACGCAGCACGGTTCGATTCTGATCTTCGATGAAGTCATGACTGGTTTCCGAGTCGCCTTTGGTGGGGCTCAGGAACGATTTGGAATCACGCCGGACATGACGACGCTCGGCAAAATTGTCGGCGGCGGAATGCCTTTGGGTGCCTACGGCGGCAAAGCGGAGATCATGAATCAAGTGCTTCCCGCCGGGAAAGTGTTCCAAGCTGGAACGTTGAGCGGCAATCCGGTCGCGGTTGCTGCTGGTTCGGCAACGCTGCGTTTGTTGAAAGAGCAACCACCTTACGAACGACTCGAACAATTGGCGGATCGTCTGGCAAAGGGCCTCGACCAAGCGGCCACATCGGCGGGCATCCCTCACACCGTTGCCAAAGCCGGCGCGATGTTGACGCTCTTCTTCAACGGCGATCCGGTCACCAGTTGGAACGAAGCCGACCGCTGCGACCGCGAGGCATTTGGCCGCTATTTCTGGGGACTGATCGGTGAAGGCATCTACATGCCCTGCAGCCAATTCGAAGCGTTGTTCTTCAGCCAACAACACACCGAAGCCATGATCGACGAAACGATCGCCGCTGCGGAGAAGGTTCTTAAGTCACTCTAA
- a CDS encoding [protein-PII] uridylyltransferase family protein — protein MSDWADYAPLSPEHVTDPERVARSLAAIVECGISDDLLQTLWSTLAEHLHLTDTPDESIDRLSQFIRVSRSPMALLALFERDPMMLPALLQVLSTSPAIAKLLINDPESFDLIRASDGSPAQRSVLVDELTGEMASIQSPRRASFAIRRFASREILRIAYGEFVRGLSPDKVQSQISFVTDAILEAALGFAIGHVSGKRPIPQRIDGSQPTFSIIALGNYGGQEIGYESQLDLLLLCDQIDRKNASHVEFHRQVAVNLVEILQSHGSQVIPFTLRFDHQPTRHEVSFSDTQRLGVQSTRKQSALGRRTAIEPSRDLDFFGISEAATHYERNGRTWQRLAFVKARHAAGDESLSKTFLQRIEPWVYHHLLTRSEIADIRVLRRKLEKRAHATAASDSTPIADVPGGRRDIEFTIQFLQLLHGSDLPDVRVTGTLPAINELSRHGCLTSQEASILSNNHAKLCRLEHLLAVLFDHRISHLPDDPDVRARLAWRLGVRTENQDAVGNQSTGDAAKFEKMLQETFDVNRKIINHLMVDEEPPSEFPASDSDGEEASESPDELQQDFALITELILDPDPDMDVFQETIARYQFTNVPQAISNVIALSQETVSFLSPRRCRHFFAAVAPRVLQEISASPDPDSTLARLVAVTDSIGAKATLWELLRTNDATLSLTISMCSLAPYLTNILIDHPGMIDELIDSLVMDRLPTKERLDAQTLHLCDGVEEIVEVLRHVKASAHLMIGVRDLLGKESIDSISLSLTDTAEASLRRVMEREQELLAQRYGDPMDAEGNPAELVAVALGRFAGGELNYHSDLDLTFVYTSEGDTKRRVGGPRSTLSNRQFFNQLAQNILRRMDQTPEGRLYEMDLPFAGGADESVLAMSCDQFLKPFRQRTAPLWQLVTLCKSRPISGSREAREMVGKALQRAIQSVSWRESMFASLRDWRDNNESTAGPSNLKRGAGGLLDVELVAASGIMQHAKDAEFQPHSNTIQCLEELRKFEESPSETIQTLIDNYRFLRVIEDKLRLLNTVARHELPHELDDADATLELEQLARLTQHESPAALIDHCDKVRKQNRELLNRLVPIGS, from the coding sequence ATGAGTGATTGGGCTGACTACGCGCCGCTGAGCCCGGAACATGTCACCGATCCGGAACGCGTCGCTCGATCGCTGGCCGCGATTGTGGAATGCGGCATTTCGGACGACCTGCTGCAAACGCTCTGGTCCACCCTGGCGGAACACTTGCATCTGACGGACACGCCCGACGAATCCATCGATCGGCTGAGCCAATTCATTCGCGTTTCGCGGAGCCCGATGGCGTTGCTCGCCCTGTTCGAGCGAGATCCGATGATGTTGCCCGCGTTGCTGCAGGTTCTGAGCACCAGTCCCGCCATCGCCAAGTTGTTGATCAACGATCCGGAAAGCTTCGACCTCATCCGGGCCAGCGACGGTTCTCCCGCTCAGCGATCCGTTTTAGTCGATGAATTGACCGGCGAAATGGCCTCCATCCAATCGCCACGCCGGGCGTCCTTTGCGATCCGCCGATTTGCCAGTCGCGAAATTTTGCGAATTGCCTACGGCGAATTTGTCCGAGGACTCAGTCCTGACAAAGTCCAATCGCAGATCAGTTTTGTCACCGATGCGATCCTGGAAGCCGCCCTTGGATTCGCGATCGGGCATGTCAGCGGTAAGCGACCGATCCCCCAGCGAATCGATGGTAGCCAGCCCACCTTTTCGATCATCGCTCTGGGCAACTACGGCGGCCAAGAAATTGGATACGAATCGCAACTGGACTTGCTACTTCTTTGCGACCAAATCGATCGCAAGAACGCCAGCCACGTTGAGTTTCATCGCCAAGTCGCGGTGAACTTGGTCGAGATCCTGCAATCTCACGGCAGCCAAGTCATCCCATTCACGCTGCGTTTCGATCATCAACCCACCCGTCACGAAGTGTCGTTTTCTGACACCCAACGACTGGGCGTTCAATCGACTCGCAAGCAATCAGCACTGGGTCGTCGGACCGCCATCGAACCTTCGCGAGATCTCGATTTCTTTGGCATCAGCGAAGCGGCCACCCACTACGAACGAAACGGTCGAACTTGGCAGCGTTTGGCGTTTGTCAAAGCTCGTCATGCCGCCGGCGACGAGTCTCTCTCCAAGACGTTTCTGCAACGAATTGAACCTTGGGTCTATCATCATTTGCTGACTCGCAGCGAAATCGCCGACATCCGAGTGCTGCGTCGCAAACTCGAAAAGCGTGCTCATGCCACCGCTGCCTCCGACAGCACGCCCATCGCGGATGTCCCCGGTGGACGACGGGACATTGAATTCACCATTCAGTTCTTGCAACTGCTACACGGCAGCGATCTGCCCGACGTCCGCGTGACTGGCACGCTGCCCGCCATCAACGAACTTTCACGACATGGTTGTTTGACCTCCCAAGAAGCGTCGATTCTGTCGAACAACCACGCGAAACTTTGTCGACTCGAGCACCTGTTGGCGGTTCTCTTTGACCATCGCATCTCGCACTTGCCTGACGATCCAGACGTTCGCGCTCGCTTGGCATGGCGATTGGGCGTCCGAACCGAAAACCAAGACGCCGTGGGCAACCAATCGACGGGCGATGCAGCCAAATTCGAAAAGATGCTGCAAGAAACCTTCGACGTGAACCGCAAGATCATCAATCACTTGATGGTCGATGAAGAACCGCCCAGCGAATTCCCAGCGTCGGACAGCGATGGCGAAGAGGCGAGCGAATCACCAGACGAACTACAGCAAGATTTCGCCCTGATCACCGAGCTGATCTTGGATCCAGATCCCGACATGGATGTGTTCCAAGAAACGATCGCGCGCTACCAGTTCACGAATGTGCCTCAAGCGATCTCCAACGTGATCGCGCTCAGTCAAGAAACGGTTTCGTTTTTGTCGCCACGCCGCTGTCGGCATTTCTTTGCCGCGGTAGCTCCACGCGTTCTGCAAGAAATCTCGGCATCGCCCGACCCTGATTCCACTTTGGCCAGATTGGTGGCGGTCACGGATTCCATTGGTGCCAAAGCAACGCTGTGGGAACTTTTGCGCACCAACGACGCCACGTTGAGCCTGACGATTTCAATGTGCTCACTGGCACCCTACCTGACCAACATCCTGATCGATCACCCAGGCATGATTGATGAGCTGATTGATTCGTTGGTCATGGACCGATTGCCAACCAAAGAACGTCTGGACGCGCAGACGTTGCATCTTTGCGACGGCGTCGAAGAGATTGTGGAGGTCCTGCGTCACGTGAAGGCCAGCGCTCATCTCATGATCGGCGTTCGCGATTTGCTTGGCAAGGAATCGATCGACTCCATCAGTCTTTCATTGACCGACACGGCGGAAGCCTCCTTGAGGCGGGTCATGGAACGTGAACAAGAGTTGCTCGCTCAGCGTTATGGCGATCCGATGGATGCCGAAGGAAACCCGGCCGAATTGGTTGCGGTGGCGCTGGGACGATTCGCTGGCGGTGAATTGAATTATCACAGCGACTTGGACCTGACGTTTGTCTACACCTCTGAGGGCGATACAAAGCGACGTGTTGGTGGGCCACGGTCAACGTTGTCGAACCGACAATTCTTCAACCAACTTGCACAAAACATCCTTCGCCGGATGGACCAAACGCCAGAAGGACGGCTGTACGAAATGGACCTGCCGTTCGCGGGCGGTGCGGATGAATCGGTCCTCGCCATGTCGTGCGATCAATTCCTAAAACCGTTCCGCCAACGCACGGCTCCTCTTTGGCAATTGGTCACGCTCTGCAAATCACGTCCGATTTCCGGTTCGCGTGAAGCCCGCGAAATGGTTGGCAAGGCGTTGCAGCGGGCAATCCAAAGTGTCAGTTGGCGTGAGAGCATGTTCGCGTCCCTCCGAGACTGGCGTGACAACAACGAATCCACGGCGGGCCCCAGCAACCTGAAACGAGGAGCGGGTGGTTTGTTGGATGTGGAATTAGTGGCCGCATCCGGAATCATGCAACATGCCAAAGACGCAGAGTTCCAGCCGCACTCCAACACGATTCAGTGTTTGGAGGAGCTTCGCAAATTCGAGGAATCCCCATCCGAGACAATCCAAACGTTGATCGACAACTATCGTTTTCTTCGCGTCATCGAAGACAAACTGCGGTTGCTCAACACGGTTGCTCGCCACGAACTTCCGCACGAACTGGACGATGCCGATGCGACGCTGGAATTGGAACAACTCGCTCGGTTGACTCAGCACGAATCGCCCGCGGCTTTGATCGATCATTGTGACAAGGTTCGCAAACAGAACCGCGAATTGCTAAATCGGCTGGTTCCAATTGGTTCATGA
- the hemC gene encoding hydroxymethylbilane synthase: MRIATRESPLAMWQAEHVAESLKKLGISTDIVPLVSKGDTDMRPIDATRQVGLFTKRIQQALVDGEADVAVHSLKDLPTEPDDRFLLAAVPPRESVLDGLVFPDDRSLPENTDSEIIESPLPLLPQGARIGTGSTRRLAQLMYLRPDLQISPIRGNVQTRLAKLNAGEFDAIVLAHAGILRLEMTKLPFRLFPLTEMLPAPGQGALGIEVRSEDAVARDAISRLNHAPARAATTAERTVLSELHGGCLAPIACHATVQSTGTAERTASLRLEAVVMSADGSRRIHEVATSDIELIDSDLETAAARQLGVDVARSMRQQGADELIRTVRDNHSN; the protein is encoded by the coding sequence CTGCGAATCGCGACGCGGGAGAGTCCGCTGGCCATGTGGCAAGCAGAGCATGTCGCCGAAAGCCTGAAAAAGCTCGGGATTTCAACCGATATTGTGCCGCTGGTCAGCAAAGGCGACACGGACATGCGTCCGATCGACGCCACCCGTCAGGTGGGATTATTCACCAAAAGAATTCAGCAGGCCCTCGTCGACGGTGAGGCGGACGTTGCGGTGCACTCGCTAAAAGACCTGCCAACAGAACCGGACGATCGTTTCTTGTTGGCCGCGGTTCCACCTCGCGAATCCGTCTTGGATGGGCTGGTTTTTCCAGACGATCGTTCGCTGCCCGAAAACACAGATTCCGAAATCATTGAATCGCCGCTGCCGCTGCTCCCGCAAGGAGCTCGCATCGGGACCGGCAGCACGCGACGGCTCGCACAACTGATGTATCTTCGTCCTGACCTGCAAATTTCTCCGATCCGCGGCAACGTCCAAACACGATTGGCAAAGCTGAACGCCGGTGAGTTTGACGCGATTGTTCTCGCCCACGCAGGAATCCTCCGTTTGGAGATGACCAAATTACCGTTCCGATTGTTCCCGCTCACTGAGATGCTACCCGCTCCCGGACAGGGAGCCCTTGGAATTGAGGTCCGCAGCGAGGACGCGGTGGCTCGCGATGCAATTTCGCGGCTCAACCATGCTCCCGCTCGAGCCGCCACCACCGCCGAGCGAACTGTGTTGTCAGAACTGCACGGAGGTTGCTTGGCCCCCATCGCGTGTCATGCCACAGTGCAGTCGACTGGCACTGCTGAACGCACCGCATCTCTGCGATTGGAAGCGGTGGTCATGTCGGCCGACGGTTCGCGGCGCATCCACGAAGTCGCCACTTCGGACATCGAACTGATCGATTCCGATCTAGAAACGGCGGCGGCAAGACAACTGGGCGTGGATGTGGCTCGAAGCATGCGACAGCAAGGAGCCGATGAACTGATCCGAACTGTTCGCGACAATCATTCGAATTAG
- a CDS encoding flagellar biosynthesis anti-sigma factor FlgM — translation MPRGHDGPVCHPVANSAFLPGANVTMQIYGPFRLSTSQAASSVSKPAANAGANRLGAENNTQRTSAAPVDQLDLSSAATSVNRLDSTSPVAGGGEIRIDRVAEIRRQIADGSYDTPEKMDAALDRFLDELA, via the coding sequence ATGCCAAGAGGCCACGACGGTCCGGTGTGTCATCCGGTTGCCAATTCCGCTTTCCTCCCGGGAGCAAACGTCACGATGCAAATCTACGGTCCATTTCGACTTTCTACGAGCCAAGCTGCCTCGTCGGTTTCTAAGCCTGCTGCGAATGCTGGCGCGAACCGACTCGGCGCTGAAAACAACACGCAACGGACCTCCGCGGCACCTGTGGACCAACTCGATCTGTCCAGCGCCGCGACATCAGTCAATCGTCTGGATTCGACCTCGCCGGTTGCCGGTGGTGGCGAGATCCGAATCGATCGCGTGGCTGAAATTCGCCGCCAAATTGCCGACGGAAGCTACGACACGCCCGAGAAAATGGACGCGGCTCTGGACCGCTTCCTCGACGAATTAGCGTGA
- a CDS encoding protein kinase domain-containing protein, which translates to MSNSSDESKAIGQPANPPRGLSDGSLDRSGDGDSSWAEVLDPSLSEVRGDLTRDHSHAEVEFDFDGEQPSIPEIVGGYKVGRPIGRGGMGEVFLAEHRSMGRVVALKILPTRWLDRAESVNRFYEEVRAASRLMHPNIVTAFDAGEADGIHFLAMEYVEGRTLSQWVNEQGPMSIGDAASAIRQAAFALHHAHAAGIVHRDVKPGNLMRANDGTIKLLDLGLARFSADWYPSPKEIAPREVELRDGQGSHSNSHSTEAKNRPLLGTLSFISPEQLEDANSADSRSDQYSLGATLFYLLLGHPPFTGDLVEQVYGHRHGEVPDLMTLRNDVDLKLADIVRRMLAKDPAERYGSMDEVARAMAPYDNDRSTPAWVLDFARRETGEDHTTVGGESTRRGLLSVVGIELGMTHAATAITQSDGTMVSGWPGISESGPRALCRIAAAEKTDRETGQSVVLFGDAAYERRERHPQRVAHCQMMYFGREDMMRRIGGRLCPPEVTMGLCMRRLLGNTLTQMDTPDSADGDSSAAMQLGTSWRRHERWPDAVAITVPSSYDQLHRRAIYQSAQLAGLPAVRLIERSIAVTRFAMTEPPRTSHAEVPLSPIDPQSSAPILYVGLTGQSLDVSILQVYGGQIRQISTAGHWCHSTMAWARRLVEMISNRLPTTPPRIQGVPANRKELIHLTRIQMAGERAMNQLLLMPETKVDIAHENHVDSVTISRDEWLGNCEDLIESIEENIRLACQRAGILPTDLRHCLAMGPLLRLPVIRDRVLIGTAPNAGVAFFDQVDAAHGAAACVASELPGQLCSEPPAKSVAGHSIGFVVADRDGKRRILPIIPRGTPTPARTNRQLNGTARDNRMTLSLVESSGKNGENWQTLGRHIIEVSPDEVNPMRRLGFELDINGLLSVHLERPDLGRTVMLPPLPVNAMEEAQWQDWREWIEATL; encoded by the coding sequence TTGTCCAATTCTTCTGACGAATCGAAAGCGATTGGCCAACCCGCCAATCCACCACGAGGTCTCTCCGACGGGTCTTTGGACCGGAGCGGGGATGGCGATAGTTCGTGGGCAGAAGTGTTGGATCCTTCGCTGTCGGAAGTTCGTGGCGATCTGACCCGCGACCATTCTCATGCTGAGGTCGAGTTTGATTTTGACGGCGAGCAACCGTCCATCCCCGAGATTGTCGGCGGTTACAAAGTCGGACGACCCATCGGCCGCGGAGGAATGGGCGAGGTCTTTTTGGCCGAGCACCGATCGATGGGACGCGTGGTGGCACTCAAAATCCTGCCCACACGATGGTTGGACCGCGCGGAATCCGTGAATCGGTTTTACGAGGAAGTCCGTGCGGCGTCGCGATTGATGCATCCCAACATCGTGACCGCATTTGACGCTGGTGAAGCGGACGGGATTCACTTCTTGGCGATGGAATACGTCGAGGGCCGAACGCTTTCACAGTGGGTCAATGAACAAGGCCCCATGTCCATTGGTGACGCCGCGTCGGCGATTCGTCAGGCAGCCTTTGCGTTGCACCATGCTCACGCGGCGGGCATCGTTCACCGGGACGTGAAGCCGGGGAATTTGATGCGAGCCAACGATGGGACGATCAAACTGTTGGATCTGGGGTTGGCCCGTTTCTCGGCGGATTGGTACCCGTCCCCGAAAGAGATCGCACCTCGAGAAGTCGAACTGCGTGACGGACAAGGCTCGCACAGCAATTCCCACTCGACCGAAGCCAAGAACCGACCGCTCCTGGGGACACTGTCGTTCATTTCACCCGAGCAATTGGAGGACGCGAATTCCGCAGATTCGCGAAGTGATCAATACTCGTTGGGAGCGACTTTGTTCTACCTGTTGCTGGGGCATCCGCCGTTCACGGGGGATTTGGTGGAACAGGTTTACGGGCACCGTCATGGTGAAGTACCCGATTTGATGACGCTTCGAAACGACGTCGATTTGAAATTGGCCGACATCGTTCGTCGAATGCTCGCCAAAGATCCGGCCGAACGATACGGGTCGATGGACGAAGTCGCTCGGGCGATGGCACCCTACGACAACGATCGTTCCACGCCCGCTTGGGTGCTGGACTTCGCGCGTCGAGAAACGGGTGAGGACCACACGACGGTCGGCGGCGAAAGCACGCGTCGCGGTCTTCTCAGCGTTGTGGGGATCGAGCTGGGGATGACTCACGCCGCGACCGCCATCACCCAGTCCGACGGAACCATGGTGTCGGGGTGGCCTGGCATCTCTGAGTCTGGACCACGGGCGTTGTGTCGGATCGCCGCTGCCGAAAAGACGGATCGAGAAACAGGTCAATCGGTCGTGTTGTTTGGCGATGCCGCCTATGAACGGCGAGAGCGACATCCGCAGCGGGTCGCACACTGTCAAATGATGTACTTCGGTCGCGAAGACATGATGCGACGGATTGGTGGACGGTTGTGTCCACCTGAGGTGACCATGGGTTTGTGCATGCGTCGATTGCTCGGCAACACGCTGACTCAAATGGACACACCCGATTCCGCGGACGGCGATTCGTCTGCTGCAATGCAGCTGGGGACCAGTTGGCGGCGTCACGAACGTTGGCCTGATGCCGTCGCGATCACGGTGCCGTCCAGCTACGACCAATTGCACCGCCGAGCGATCTATCAATCGGCTCAATTGGCCGGCTTGCCCGCGGTTCGCTTGATTGAACGCAGCATTGCCGTGACACGTTTCGCCATGACCGAGCCACCGCGTACCAGCCACGCGGAGGTGCCGTTGTCGCCGATCGACCCTCAGTCCTCGGCACCAATTTTGTACGTGGGTTTGACAGGGCAGTCGTTGGATGTTTCGATCCTGCAAGTGTACGGGGGCCAGATCCGTCAAATTTCCACGGCCGGGCATTGGTGTCACAGCACGATGGCGTGGGCTCGTCGATTGGTGGAGATGATTTCTAATCGGTTGCCGACGACTCCGCCGCGAATTCAGGGGGTGCCGGCCAATCGAAAGGAACTGATTCATCTGACGCGAATTCAGATGGCCGGTGAGCGAGCGATGAATCAGTTGCTGCTGATGCCCGAGACGAAGGTCGATATTGCACACGAAAACCATGTTGATTCCGTGACGATCAGTCGCGACGAATGGTTAGGCAACTGTGAGGACTTGATCGAGTCCATCGAAGAAAACATTCGATTGGCATGTCAACGAGCCGGCATCCTGCCAACCGATCTGCGTCATTGTTTGGCCATGGGGCCGTTGTTGCGTTTGCCCGTCATTCGTGATCGCGTTCTGATCGGTACCGCTCCCAATGCGGGCGTGGCGTTTTTCGATCAAGTCGACGCGGCTCATGGCGCCGCCGCATGCGTCGCATCGGAATTGCCCGGGCAACTGTGCAGCGAGCCGCCCGCGAAAAGTGTGGCGGGGCACTCAATCGGATTTGTGGTCGCCGACCGAGATGGCAAACGGCGAATTCTTCCTATCATTCCGCGAGGAACTCCAACGCCAGCCCGAACCAACCGTCAACTCAACGGAACCGCGCGCGACAATCGGATGACGTTGTCGTTGGTTGAATCGTCCGGCAAGAACGGTGAGAACTGGCAAACGCTGGGCCGGCACATCATTGAGGTCTCGCCGGATGAAGTGAATCCAATGCGACGCCTGGGTTTCGAATTGGATATCAACGGATTGCTATCCGTTCACCTGGAACGCCCGGATTTGGGACGCACCGTGATGCTGCCGCCGCTGCCGGTGAACGCGATGGAGGAAGCGCAGTGGCAGGATTGGCGAGAATGGATCGAGGCGACCTTGTAG